Proteins encoded in a region of the Perca fluviatilis chromosome 8, GENO_Pfluv_1.0, whole genome shotgun sequence genome:
- the slc28a1 gene encoding sodium/nucleoside cotransporter 1, whose amino-acid sequence MTETDGVQLKDLAHTNGNGVDNQAFEIEEDNITDTSSVKRQTKKTKKGLGSYLSQVSKPINATEDYIKAHSKTFKYVVLGLLGAGYVAYFIAACVLDFQRAIALVVLTSLAVVAKSYELLKEYKGQSISQCFRPTVRCFKSNLKWLKWVFILAAVVLLVLWLALDTRQRPQQLISFGGVCMFVVLVFLLSAHRTAVSWRPVFWGLGLQFCIGLFVIRTEPGLIAFDWLGAQVQIFLNYTKEGSGFVFGNLIENIFAFQALPIVVFFSSVMSVLYFLGIMQWLILKISWVMQITMGTSPTETLSVAGNIFVGQTEAPLLIRPYLKDMTKSEIHAVMTGGFATIAGSVMGAFISFGIDPSALISASVMAAPCALAISKLSYPETEESPFKSEKNIKVACGDEKNILEAASSGASASIGLVANIAANLIAFLAILEFINNALIWLGSMVGYPEITFQMICSYVFMPVAFMMGVPYDESFTVAELIGTKLFLNEFVAYQKLSALKINRLNGLDEIVGGKRQWISVRSEVITTYSLCGFANFSSLGIMIGGLSSICPSRRGDVSSLVMRAMLTGTCVSLINACIAGILFVPPLDCVELFKATAFNATDANLQTCCQDLFKSTINNGTILFEGSWSTVANVTVFFSKCCQCCGLSNVAVCN is encoded by the exons ATGA CGGAAACCGACGGTGTCCAGCTCAAAGATTTAGCCCACACAAACGGAAATGGTGTGGACAACCAGGCTTTTGAAATAGAG GAGGACAACATTACTGATACTAGCAGCGTCAAAAGGcagacaaaaaagacaaaaaagggtTTGGGATCATACTTAAG CCAAGTTTCCAAGCCGATTAATGCCACAGAGGATTACATCAAGGCTCACTCAAAAACCTTCAAATACGTTGTACTGGGCTTACTTGGAGCAG GTTATGTGGCATACTTCATTGCAGCCTGTGTATTGGATTTCCAGAGGGCCATCGCTCTTGTAGTCCTAACCAGTTTGGCTGTTGTTGCTAAATCATATGAACTTTTGAAGGAGTACAAAGGACAAAGCATCAGTCAGTGTTTTAGACCCACAGTTAGATGCTTTAAATCTAACTTGAAATGGTTAAAATG gGTTTTCATCTTAGCAGCTGTGGTCCTGCTTGTTCTGTGGCTGGCTTTAGACACACGCCAGCGTCCTCAGCAGCTTATCTCGTTCGGAGGTGTGTGCATGTTCGTCGTGCTTGTGTTCCTCTTGTCAGCACACAGGACCGCG GTATCTTGGAGGCCTGTGTTTTGGGGTCTCGGGTTGCAGTTCTGTATTGGCCTTTTTGTTATAAGAACGGAGCCTGGACTCATAGCATTCGATTGGCTTGGAGCCCAAGTGCAG ATATTCCTTAACTATACCAAAGAAGGGtcaggttttgtttttgggaATCTGATCGAAAACATTTTTGCCTTTCAA GCTTTGCCCATTGTTGTGTTCTTCAGCAGCGTGATGTCAGTCCTTTACTTTTTGGGGATAATGCAGTGGCTCATTCTAAAG ATCTCATGGGTTATGCAGATAACGATGGGAACCTCTCCCACAGAGACCTTGAGTGTGGCAGGCAATATATTTGTTGGACAG ACCGAAGCTCCGCTGCTGATCCGCCCTTATTTGAAGGACATGACCAAATCTGAGATCCATGCTGTTATGACTGGCGGATTTGCCACAATCGCAGGCAGCGTCATGGGGGCTTTCATCTCATTCGGG ATTGATCCATCTGCCTTGATTTCAGCCTCTGTAATGGCTGCTCCTTGTGCCTTGGCCATCTCCAAACTTTCTTacccagagacagaggagagtcCCTTCAAGTCAGAGAAGAATATTAAAGTGGCTTGTGg GGATGAAAAAAACATCCTGGAGGCTGCTAGCAGTGGAGCATCTGCTTCAATAGGTCTTGTTGCTAACATTGCAGCAAATTTGATAGCCTTTCTTGCCATCCTTGAGTTCATAAATAATGCTTTGATTTGGCTTGGCAGTATGGTGGGATATCCTGAAATCACATTTCAG ATGATTTGCTCCTATGTATTCATGCCTGTGGCCTTTATGATGGGAGTACCATATGATGAGAGTTTCACTGTGGCTGAACTAATTGGCACTAAGCTCTTCCTCAATGAGTTTGTAGCTTATCAGAAACTGTCTGCACTGAAGATCAACAGACTCAACGGACTTGATGAAATTGTTGGAGGCAAAAGACAATGGATATCT gTCCGATCAGAAGTAATCACCACTTATTCTCTTTGTGGGTTTGCCAACTTCAGCTCACTGGGCATTATGATTGGAGGCCTAT CCTCTATATGCCCATCCAGAAGAGGTGATGTCTCGTCTTTGGTGATGAGAGCTATGCTCACTGGGACTTGTGTATCTCTCATCAATGCTTGCATTGCAG GGATCCTCTTTGTTCCTCCACTTGACTGTGTGGAGCTGTTTAAGGCAACTGCTTTCAATGCCACAGATGCAAATTTACAAACTTGCTGTCAAGACCTCTTTAAAAG CACTATTAACAATGGGACCATCTTGTTTGAAGGATCATGGAGCACCGTAGCAAATGTCACTGTGTTTTTCTCTAAATGTTGTCAGTGCTGTGGTCTTTCTAATGTGGCAGTTTGTAATTAG